ACGGACAGCAGAAAGTTGAAGATGCTTCAGCAAACATAGTATTTATAGCAAACACAAGAGCGGGCTTTGAACACGTGGATAAAGTACTGGACAGTTGGATAGATTTAGGCTATATCCCTGCGGAAAATAGAGATGCACTGAGAGAAAGAATACTTGAAGGATGGAAGGATAAAGAAAAAGCTAAAAGGAAAGCTATAAGAGATACAGCATTCTTTTGTATGACGGTTATGATAACCGCAAGAGCTTATGGTCTTGAAACTCATGCAATGGAAGGATTTGATGAAGACAAGCTCAAAGAATTTCTCAACATAGACAGAGAGAAAATAGTCCCGGTTGTTCTTGCTATAGGTTACAAGCATCCTCAGAAACATCTCCTTCCGAGGGCATATAGATTCAAGTTTGAGGAATTTGGGAAAATTATATGATCGATCATATTGCGATTTTCATAGCCTCCTTTTTAGCCGGTGCAACTAATGCTGTTGCAGGGGGAGGTACACTTATCACTTTCCCTACCTTAGTTTGGCTTGGAGTGGATCCTGTATCTGCAAATATAACAAACACGGTATCTTTGTGGATCGGCTCTTTTACAGGAGCTTTAGGCTTTAGAAAACAGATAAAGTATGGCAAAAAATATCTCAAAGTACTACTTACACCTTCCTTATTAGGAAGCCTCGTAGGTGCTTACCTGCTCGTAAATACACCCTCAAATACTTTTAAACTCCTTGTCCCTTTTCTGATTCTCTTCGCTACAATACTGCTTGCTCTGAATGATCGGTTAGTGGCATATACCAAACAATGTTTAGAGGGTAACTCTCCAATTTCCGTATTTTTCATACAATTCTTTACATCTCTGTATGGAGGCTATTTCGGCGCAGGTATAGGTATAATCATGCTTGCATCTTTTGGCATGTTGGGGATTGCTGACATACATGTAGCTAACGGCATAAAAAATATCTTAGGTATGCTCATAAACGGCATAGCTTCAGGTTACTTTCTCTTCAGTGGTCATGTAATATGGAAGTATGCGCTTTTGATGATGTTGGGTTTTGCTTTAGGAGGTTATGCAGGTGCAAAAATATCCCTTAAGTTTGAGAGAAAAAAAGTTAAGCTTTTTGTGATACTTTGGGGGCTTTTCCTCTCATTCCTCTTTTTTGTATCACTATTTTGATATAAGAGTTTTCATCGCAAACCCCTCTTCATCTCTTTATAAACAATTTTTGCCTTATACATGCTTTTGTCTGCTTCCTGTATTAACTCGTCTAAAGTGTGCCCATGCTCAGGATAACATGCATAACCTATACTTAAGGTTATCTTAAATGTGCCAATACTGTAACTCACGTTGTGATACAATCTGTATATAATCTCAAGTACCTCACCGCACGGAGTTTCAGGAAGAATTGCGACAAATTCATCCCCTCCCCATCTTGAGACTATATCGCAATCTCTCAAATTATCTTTTATCTTTGAAGCCGTTATCTTCAAAGCGTGATCTCCCAAATAATGCCCATATGTATCATTTATCATCTTGAAATCATTCAAATCCATGAAAAGGATAACAAACTTTTTCCCAAATCTGCCAGCTTTTTTAATTTCTTCTTTTAAATATTCCTCAAAGAAACGTCTTGAATAAACTCCTGTAATAGGATCTTTTATCGTAGCCTTCCTTTTAGACAGTCTGTTTATCTTATATCCTTGAAGTAGTAAAAGCAGTGAGAATATGGTGTATGTAAGCATATTAATATAAATGATACCGTGTTCTAGCCAAAGCCCTATGAGAGAAAAACCACAGATGAGAACTATAAAGGATCTTGTAAAAAAAGCAAATGTTATCAATAAAAATCCTAATACAATATACAAAACTTGTTCGTACTCCATCCTCCGCACGTCCCCTTTTTTAAGTAAACTATATCAGCTCGTTTCACCTTTTTCGTATAGTTTTTTATCTTCATACATACGTATACTTGCTATTCTGATAAGCTGGTCCAGATCATTCCCATCCTTGGGGTAAAAGGCATATCCTATATTTGCTTTTACAAAAATATCACCCACATTAAAGGTAAGATAGGCTCTTAGCCTATCTATAACTGAGTTTATTTTATCCTCATTAACATCTTTCATAACTATGAGAAATTCATCACCTCCGTACCTTACAACAAAGTCATCGGATCTTACATGTCTCTTGAGTCTTTTACCCATTTCTGCCAAAACTTGATCCCCTGTGGCATGACCGTAAGTGTCGTTGATCTTTTTAAAATTGTATAGGTCCACAAAAAGTACGCAGTAATTTACACCCAGCCTTTCGTAATTTTTAAGCTCTCTTTTTAATACGTCCTCCAAAAATGTTCTGTTACTGACCTGTGTAAGTGTATCAGTATAAGCCTTGTTTTTGAGGGATCTCATAGTTTTGGTCAGAGACACACCGTAAAAGAAAGCTATGGAAAGTAGCAGGTAACTGTAAAAGAGCAATAAAAGACCGACAGGTTTATTATTGAAAAAACCAGTAACCGCCTGGAGCATAAAAGAAACGCTGAATATGGCAGAGAGTCGTTTTGTCACACTATTTTTAAAAGCGACAGTTAAGGATGCAAAAAGCACAGCAAATCCTATAGCCAGATATTGATCATAAGTCATCTATATCCTCCCCCTTCAAAAGCCTCTGTGCATAATTCATAACGGTTAAGACCATAAACCACAATGCATGATGATCCGTCTCGTTAAAGTCTTCTTTTACGTAGAGACTACCATCTTCTCTCTCAACTATCTTTACATACTCAAAAGCCCTCTCTGCAAGAGCTTTATTTTTAACTTTTCTGAGGATCCTCTCCTTTATGTCCTCCGGTAAAGGCTTTTCCATATTTCCTCACCTCAAGCGCGGTTATAAAGAGGGGACTAAGTCCTAAATATAATTTCCCTATTCTAAAAAGGTACTTGTATGCGTATAGAACGTATGTATCATCATTCAACTCGACATGAGCATAACTACCTTCGAAGGATGTTTTGCGATTTCCTTCTACGATGATAAGGGAGTTTTCGTAAGGTGTCTGAATATAAACTTTTTTATCCTCAACCCATATAAATGATGGCTTAGGATAAAAGGAGATCAGAGATAAATTTCTCTTTATGGCATTAACGAAGTCTTTACCGTGATCTATTTCCCTATCCGAAAGTAGAAAATTTCTCATTAGCAAAAAAGAGAATCTGTAACTTGGAAAAAGAAAGCGCATTCCTACCTCCCTTATATATATTTTAACATGGTGATCAAGCCCACCCATCACTGGATTTTTCCATCCATCTTTCAAATAAGCCTTAGCATAGCTATCTACATCTATAACCTTACGCAAAAGTGTTACGGACTTTTCTTTAAGGATAGGGTAGGAGAAAATTGTAGGCAGTAGAAACAAAAAGAATCTAAATTTATCCTCAAGTAAAGCATCTTTGAGATTTATTATCTCAACTAAAAGATCCTCATCTTTAGCTAACTTCCATCTGTACTTTTCCTTGAAAGGATGGGCTACAACCCTTAAATTTTCTACACTGATTATATCTCCAAGAATATTTCCCTTTTCATCGGTTATCTTTTTCTCTATGCCAACAATTACCTTGGGATCATGGCATATTTGCTTTATGGCATCTGTGTCGTGATCTGTCACTATAGCGTAATCTATATCCTCCAACCGCATGCTTCTTATCACATCTTCTGGCTTACCTAAAGAGTCGTAGGAAAACTGCGTATGTATGTGAAACTGGTAAGAGTAAATGTAAAAATCAGGTAGCCAATATGTAGGCTTTACTTTATGAGTTTTTACCCATTTGAATGGATAGAGGATCAGATACGCTACATACAGGAGAAGGATGACAAATAAAATCAGCATCATTTGAGATTCATTTTTTCCCTAACTTCTTCAAGTGTTTTTGAAGCAATGTTCCTTGCTTTCTCAGAACCTTCGTCAAATATATCCTCTAAATGTTTCATGTCCTTTCTTAAATTCTCTCTTTTCTCTCTTATGGGTTCAAGAACCTTCTCAAGCCCTTCAAACATGATCCTCTTACATTCTACACAGCCAAGCTTTCCACTTCTACAATCCCTTTCTATCTCAAGAACCTTTTCATCTTGGGTAAAGAGTTTATGATACATAAATACGGGGCATATCTCGGGTCTTCCTGGGTCTCCCTTCCTGAGTTTTTGGGGATCTGTGAAGAATCTCATAACTTTTTGTTCAACCTCGTTCTTACTGTCCGCAAAGTATATGGCGTTGTTGTAAGACTTACTCATCTTTCTACCATCTATACCCACGAGTTTGGGAGTTTCTGTAAGGAGCGCTTCCGGTTCTGGAAAGGTATCACCGTAAAGGTAGTTAAACCTTCTGGCTATTTCTCTGGTTAGCTCTATGTGGGGAAGCTGATCCTCACCTACCGGTACTGCGTTAGCTTTGTATATTAGTATGTCAACCGCTTGAAGTACGGGGTAACCTAAAAAACCGTATGTGTCAGTATCGTAAAAGTCCCTTTTGGACACATTAAGCTCTTTGAGCATTTCACTTTCCAAGTATCCATCAAAGACCGCTTTCACGAAAGATTCGGACACCTCATCAAGGATAAGTTCTTCAAGTGCCTCAAAATCTTCAACTTTATAAGGTAGCTTTGATACAAACTCTTTTACGAGATCCCTCATACCTCCTCTGAACTGTATCTCCATGTCGGATATCTTCAGAAGGTTATATTTCATATCCTTGTATGTGGGGTTCCACTCAAGCCAGCTTTTCGGTGTTATCATGCTAAACAGCAGAAAGAGTTCTGCATGCTCTTTCACCTTAGATTGTATGAAGAGTATACTCTTTTTTGGATCAAGACCTAAAGCAACCCAGTCAAGCATAACTTCCTTTATGTTTTCTTGAAGCTCGGAGGTTTTTTTGTATGCGGTAGTTAAAGCATGCCAGTCAGCTACAAAGAAGAGGGTTTCGTGCTTGTCCTGAAGGCTTACCCAGTTTTTTATAACCCCAAAATAATGCCCAAGGTGTAGTTTTCCAGTAGGTCTCATACCGCTAAGCACTCTCATAACTTCCTCCACTTGGTTCCAGCTGGTGTGTCTTCAAGCGTTATACCCAATTCTTTTAACTTATCTCTTATGTAGTCCGCTATCTTAAAAACCTTCTCCATCCTTGCCATGTTTCTCACCTCTATGAGAAGCTCTATTAAACTCGCATCTATCACTTGTCCAGCCTCAAGCTCTCTTTTGACGATTTCCTTTACAGGTCTCTCTGGATATAGATCTTCAAAAAGTCCAAATATACCCTTTGTATGTTTGAGTATGGAATTAACTGCAAACTCATAAGCTTCTAAATCTTGGCTGTTTAGCCTTTTTTCGGAAAGTGCTTTATTCTTTATTTTACCAAGCTCACTTACGAGATTAAACATACGTGACAAAGCTGAAGGTGTATTAAAGTCATCGCTCAGGTCTTCAAAAAAGGCTTCTTCCGCCTCCTTCACCTTATCGTATAGCTGGCTTGAAGTTTTGCCTTCTACAATCTCAAGATTTTTTAGGGTTTCAAGGTCCTCTATAGCGTGCCTTATCCTTTCGTAAGCTCTCTTAGTTTCATCCATCTTCTCCCAAGAAAAGTCAAGAGGACTCCTGTAGTGTGTAAATAGGACGAGAAGTCTGAGAATATCCGGATGATACTTGCTGTACACTTCTTTGAGCGTTATATAATTCCCTAAGGACTTGGACATCTTTTGCCCACCAACGGTAACGAGTCCATTGTGCATCCAGTATCTGGAAAATGGTTTACCTGTAAGAGCCTCGGCTTGAGCCATTTCGTTCTCGTGATGAGGAAAGACTAAATCTAAACCTCCACCGTGTATATCTATGGTTTCTCCGAGATGTTTGAAGATCATAGCCACACACTCAGTATGCCATCCCGGTCTTCCTAACCCCCAGGGACTTTCCCATGCAGGTTCGCCTGCTTTTGCAGACTTCCACAGTGCAAAATCAAGTGGATCTTTCTTCTTTTCTGATGGTTCTATCCTTGCTCCGACCTCAAGTTCCTCTGTGCTTCTTTTGGATAGCTTTCCGTAATCGGGGAACGCTTTCACAGAAAAGTAAACATCGCCTCCCGATTCGTAAGCAACCCCCTTTTTTATGAGGTTTTCTATTATTTCTACTATCTCCTTTATATGTTCAGTTACTCTCGGCTCCACATCCGCAGGCTTGACCCTTATATTTTCCATATCTACATAGTAGCTGGCTATGTATCTGTTGGCTACTGTCATAAAGTCCACACCTTCCTCCCTTGCTCTATTTATAATTTTGTCATCCACATCAGTGAAGTTCCTTACGAACTTTACCCTGTAGCCTAGATGCTCCAAATACCTCCTGAATACATCAAAAACTATGAGACTTCTGCCGTGACCCACATGAGAATCATCATAAACCGTCACTCCGCATGTGTATATAAACACCTTGGGGGGATTTAGTGGGACGAACTCTTCAAGCTTACCGCTCAGGGTGTTGTATATCCTCAAGCTCATAGATATATTCTATCCGAATTGTGTAATATAATGCCTTCTACTATGAGGGTTGGAATTATCGGTTATGGTAACATGGGAAGTAGCTTCGCAAAAGGATTGAAAGAAAAAGCTCTGCAGGTAATAGTGTACGATACAAACGAAGAAAAGATGAAAAGAGCGGCGGAGGAAGGTTTTGGTGTTGCAAAAGATCTGAAGTTTTTGGTAGATGAGTCTAAATTTGTACTCCTTGCCGTGAAACCTAAGGATGCGATGGCAGTACTGGAAAGGCTTAAAGATACTTTAAAGGATAAAATCCTTGTCAGCATAGTTGCAGGTCTATCTCTAAACAGTATAGAAAAGTTTATAGGTAAAAAAAAGATAGTGAGGGCCATGCCTAATATAAATGTGGCTGTTCAAAAGGGCGCCATAGCATACATCTGCAGTCCGGAAGTTAAAGATCAGGAAAAGGAAGAGTTCAAGGATCTTTTCTCATCGTGTGGTAGTCTGTACGAAATAGGTGAGGAACTTATAGATGCTTTTACGGCTTTGGCAGGTTCGGGACCAGCCTTTGTCTTTAAGTTTATCTCTGCTCTGATAACTGCAGGTATAAGGGAAGGCTTTTCTTACGAGATGTCCAAAAGTATAGTGCTTGATACTGTTTTGGGTAGCTGTGAAATCTTAAAGAGGTTTGAAGGTCATCCCGAAGAGTGGATAATCAAAGTAGCATCTCCAGGCGGAACTACCGTTGAAGGTATAAAGGTACTTGAAGATAGAGCTTTTTCCGGTATACTGATAGAATGTGTACACAAAGCATTGGAGAAAGCGAAGAAGCTAACCTGATATTTTTTCTACGGGTGGGCAATGCGATTGTAGGTGTAAAGTTTTGTGAGGGTAAAGAGAAGATCTTTACTTTAAAACAGACGCACTCAAACAAGGTATATGTGTTTGAAAAACTCACGAATGGTGAGGTAGAGGGGGATGCTATAATTACACAACTCAAAGGTGTGAGGATTGGAGTAAAAACAGCTGACTGTGCACCTATAGCTCTTTTGGGGCATTTTACCGTAGGGGTGATACATGCAGGCTGGAAAGGTCTAAAAGAAGGGATAATTGAAGAGGCAGTAGAGGTCTTTAAAAGTTTTGAACCCTTAAAAAATGTTGTAGCTTTTGTAGGTCCTTCGGCGAAAGCTTGCTGTTATCAAGTGGAGGCATGGTTTAAGGACCTTTTTTCCTATATCCACTACAAGAGCGGTTCTTTCTTTTTGGATATACAAGAGGAAGCCGTTTTGAGACTAAAAAAATCCGGCATACACAAATTTGTGAAACTTAACGTGTGTACTATCTGTAACGCCAAGTACCCATCTTACAGGAGAGACAAAAGTAAAGATAGGATAATTACCTACGTGTATATAAAGTGAATGATCTCCTTCACCTAAGAAAAGTCTTAGGAGAGATATTTTATAATTTCATGGAGAAGTCCTTTTGCAAACACAAGCACGTATTTCACACACCTAAGAAAAAAACGGAAGGTAGGATGCTCCTCGTATTTGTAATGACGCTGATCTTCATGGTCGTTGAAGTTATTGCGGGATACATTTTTGGTTCTGTTGCTCTATTTGCTGATGGTATACATATGGGTACTCATGCGGTAGCTTTCGGTATAGCTCTGGGTGCTTATATACTTGCGAGAAAGTGGTCAAAGGATGTTAGCTTCTCTTTTGGCACATGGAAGGTGGAGGTTCTTGGAGCATACACTAGTGCGGTTATACTAAGCGTTATGGCTTTCTCTGTACTTGAGGAAGCCGTAATGAAGTTTATAAGGAAAGAGAATATAAGATATGAAGAGGCTCTTTTGGTTGCTTTTGCAGGACTTTTTGTCAACCTTATGAGCGCCTTTATCCTATCACATGAAGAGCATCACGATCACGACCTTAATCTGAGCGCTGCGTACTTTCACGTACTTGCTGATGCGCTTACCTCCTTTTTAGCTATAGGTGCTTTGTTGGGAGGTAAGTATCTGGGTATGTGGTATTTGGATCCTCTTTCGGGTATAGCTGGTTTTTTTGTAATCATCAGCTGGTCGTATGGTCTTGTAAGGGATACATCCAAAATACTCCTTGATAGGGAAATGTCATCACCTATAGTTCAAGAACTTATAAAAAGGATAGAGGAAGATAAAATAAGCAAAGTTCATGACATACACTTACTCAGGATACACCACGATAAGTATGCGTGTATACTTAGCATAACTACAAGCGAGGAGCGCTCTGTAGAAGATTATCTGAAGCTCATTGAAGGTGTAGACAATATAGTTCACACAACTATTGAGATAAGGTACTGCCCGGAAAGCGAGTTAACATATTAGCAAAAATGTAAACAATTTTACATACAGAAGGTATAGCTTTGCTCCAAAAAGGTAATAAAATAAAGCTTCTGCGAAGGGTGTGTTTTGGCACGCTCTTTGCAAAAATAGAAAAAGGAGGTTGAGCATGAAGAAGGTGGAAGCTATAATCAAGCCTTTCAAACTGGACGAGGTAAAAGATGCCCTTGTAGAGCTTGGTATAGGTGGAATGACGGTCACAGAAGTGCGCGGCTTTGGTCAGCAAAAGGGACACACGGAAATTTATAGGGGTACCGAGTACGTAATTGATTTTTTGCCCAAAGTGAAGATCGAGGTAGTAGTAAAAGATGAGGATGTAGAAAAGGTGATAGAAACCATAGCTAAAACCGCTCAAACGGGTAGGGTGGGAGACGGAAAGATCTTCGTAATACCCATTGAGGAGGTAGTCCGTATAAGGACAGGAGAAAGAGGTGAGCAAGCAATATGAAATTCTATAAAGGAGGTCAACCATGCCCAAATATTCACCAGCAGAGGTTTTAAACCTCATTGAGCAGGAAGGTATCCAGTACGTGGATCTGAGGTTTTCGGATCCCTTTGGTCAGTGGCAACACTTGACCATACCAGCCTATGAGCTGTCTTTAGACACCTTTGAGAACGGAAGAGGCTTTGACGGATCTTCCATAAGGGGTTGGCAGTCCATTCACGAATCGGATATGCTCGCCTTTCCCGATGCTTCTACAGCCTTCATAGATCCCTTTATAGAACCAAAGACTCTTGTAATGATATGTGACATATACGATCCAATAACGAGAGAGCGCTACGGAAGGGACACACGCTACATAGCTCAAAAAGCTGAGCAGTACCTAAAGCAAACAGGTATAGGAGATACAGCTTACTATGGACCAGAAGCTGAGTTCTTTATATTTGACTCTGTGGAATTTGGAACATCTGCCAATTACGCCTTCTGGAAGATAGATTCGGAGGAAGGTTGGTGGAACAGGGAAATAACTTCTTCGGGCTACAAGATACCCCACAAAAGGGGATACTTTCCGGCGCCACCCCTTGACAAGGTTCACCATCTGAGGAACGAAATGGTATCCATAATGTCCCAGCTTGGCATAGTGGTGGAGCTTCACCACCATGAGGTTGCCACCGCAGGACAAGGTGAGATAGACATTCGCTATGACTCTCTTGTGAACCAAGCTGACAAGCTCTTTATATATAAGTATGTAGTGAGGATGGTAGCACACAAGTATGGAAAGTATGCCACCTTTATGCCAAAGGTACTCCCCAACGATAACGGATCTGGTATGCACACGCACTTTTCCATATGGAAGGAGGGGCAGAATCTCTTTGCAGGATCTGAGTATGCTGGAGTATCCGAAACGTGTCTTTACGCCATAGGAGGTATTTTAAAGCACGGACCAGCGCTTACCGCTTTTACAAACCCCACCATAAATTCCTATCACAGACTAGTTCCGGGGTTTGAAGCTCCTGTAAGGCTGGCTTACTCGGCAAGGAACAGATCCGCAGGTATAAGGATCCCTATGTATTCTCAATCTCCAAAAGCAAAGAGGATTGAAATACGCTTCCCAGATCCTACGTGTAACCCTTATCTTGCTTTTTCTGCCATACTTATGGCAGCGATTGATGGTATAGAAAACCGCATCCATCCCGGAGAACCCTTTGATAAAGATATATACTCACTGCCTCCAGAGGAACTTAAAGATATCCCACAGCTACCAGGTTCGTTGGATGAAGCTCTAAAAGCTCTTGAGAGAGATT
Above is a window of Hydrogenobacter sp. DNA encoding:
- a CDS encoding nitroreductase family protein, yielding MKECLKLISERRSITFFDPTRDVPDEIIKEILEISSTAPSGYNIQPWEVIVVKDKEKKKQLKDICYGQQKVEDASANIVFIANTRAGFEHVDKVLDSWIDLGYIPAENRDALRERILEGWKDKEKAKRKAIRDTAFFCMTVMITARAYGLETHAMEGFDEDKLKEFLNIDREKIVPVVLAIGYKHPQKHLLPRAYRFKFEEFGKII
- a CDS encoding sulfite exporter TauE/SafE family protein; this translates as MIDHIAIFIASFLAGATNAVAGGGTLITFPTLVWLGVDPVSANITNTVSLWIGSFTGALGFRKQIKYGKKYLKVLLTPSLLGSLVGAYLLVNTPSNTFKLLVPFLILFATILLALNDRLVAYTKQCLEGNSPISVFFIQFFTSLYGGYFGAGIGIIMLASFGMLGIADIHVANGIKNILGMLINGIASGYFLFSGHVIWKYALLMMLGFALGGYAGAKISLKFERKKVKLFVILWGLFLSFLFFVSLF
- a CDS encoding GGDEF domain-containing protein; its protein translation is MLTYTIFSLLLLLQGYKINRLSKRKATIKDPITGVYSRRFFEEYLKEEIKKAGRFGKKFVILFMDLNDFKMINDTYGHYLGDHALKITASKIKDNLRDCDIVSRWGGDEFVAILPETPCGEVLEIIYRLYHNVSYSIGTFKITLSIGYACYPEHGHTLDELIQEADKSMYKAKIVYKEMKRGLR
- a CDS encoding GGDEF domain-containing protein, yielding MTYDQYLAIGFAVLFASLTVAFKNSVTKRLSAIFSVSFMLQAVTGFFNNKPVGLLLLFYSYLLLSIAFFYGVSLTKTMRSLKNKAYTDTLTQVSNRTFLEDVLKRELKNYERLGVNYCVLFVDLYNFKKINDTYGHATGDQVLAEMGKRLKRHVRSDDFVVRYGGDEFLIVMKDVNEDKINSVIDRLRAYLTFNVGDIFVKANIGYAFYPKDGNDLDQLIRIASIRMYEDKKLYEKGETS
- a CDS encoding histidinol-phosphatase codes for the protein MMLILFVILLLYVAYLILYPFKWVKTHKVKPTYWLPDFYIYSYQFHIHTQFSYDSLGKPEDVIRSMRLEDIDYAIVTDHDTDAIKQICHDPKVIVGIEKKITDEKGNILGDIISVENLRVVAHPFKEKYRWKLAKDEDLLVEIINLKDALLEDKFRFFLFLLPTIFSYPILKEKSVTLLRKVIDVDSYAKAYLKDGWKNPVMGGLDHHVKIYIREVGMRFLFPSYRFSFLLMRNFLLSDREIDHGKDFVNAIKRNLSLISFYPKPSFIWVEDKKVYIQTPYENSLIIVEGNRKTSFEGSYAHVELNDDTYVLYAYKYLFRIGKLYLGLSPLFITALEVRKYGKAFTGGHKGEDPQKS
- the trpS gene encoding tryptophan--tRNA ligase, with the protein product MRVLSGMRPTGKLHLGHYFGVIKNWVSLQDKHETLFFVADWHALTTAYKKTSELQENIKEVMLDWVALGLDPKKSILFIQSKVKEHAELFLLFSMITPKSWLEWNPTYKDMKYNLLKISDMEIQFRGGMRDLVKEFVSKLPYKVEDFEALEELILDEVSESFVKAVFDGYLESEMLKELNVSKRDFYDTDTYGFLGYPVLQAVDILIYKANAVPVGEDQLPHIELTREIARRFNYLYGDTFPEPEALLTETPKLVGIDGRKMSKSYNNAIYFADSKNEVEQKVMRFFTDPQKLRKGDPGRPEICPVFMYHKLFTQDEKVLEIERDCRSGKLGCVECKRIMFEGLEKVLEPIREKRENLRKDMKHLEDIFDEGSEKARNIASKTLEEVREKMNLK
- the cysS gene encoding cysteine--tRNA ligase; its protein translation is MSLRIYNTLSGKLEEFVPLNPPKVFIYTCGVTVYDDSHVGHGRSLIVFDVFRRYLEHLGYRVKFVRNFTDVDDKIINRAREEGVDFMTVANRYIASYYVDMENIRVKPADVEPRVTEHIKEIVEIIENLIKKGVAYESGGDVYFSVKAFPDYGKLSKRSTEELEVGARIEPSEKKKDPLDFALWKSAKAGEPAWESPWGLGRPGWHTECVAMIFKHLGETIDIHGGGLDLVFPHHENEMAQAEALTGKPFSRYWMHNGLVTVGGQKMSKSLGNYITLKEVYSKYHPDILRLLVLFTHYRSPLDFSWEKMDETKRAYERIRHAIEDLETLKNLEIVEGKTSSQLYDKVKEAEEAFFEDLSDDFNTPSALSRMFNLVSELGKIKNKALSEKRLNSQDLEAYEFAVNSILKHTKGIFGLFEDLYPERPVKEIVKRELEAGQVIDASLIELLIEVRNMARMEKVFKIADYIRDKLKELGITLEDTPAGTKWRKL
- the proC gene encoding pyrroline-5-carboxylate reductase yields the protein MRVGIIGYGNMGSSFAKGLKEKALQVIVYDTNEEKMKRAAEEGFGVAKDLKFLVDESKFVLLAVKPKDAMAVLERLKDTLKDKILVSIVAGLSLNSIEKFIGKKKIVRAMPNINVAVQKGAIAYICSPEVKDQEKEEFKDLFSSCGSLYEIGEELIDAFTALAGSGPAFVFKFISALITAGIREGFSYEMSKSIVLDTVLGSCEILKRFEGHPEEWIIKVASPGGTTVEGIKVLEDRAFSGILIECVHKALEKAKKLT
- a CDS encoding laccase domain-containing protein — its product is MCTQSIGESEEANLIFFLRVGNAIVGVKFCEGKEKIFTLKQTHSNKVYVFEKLTNGEVEGDAIITQLKGVRIGVKTADCAPIALLGHFTVGVIHAGWKGLKEGIIEEAVEVFKSFEPLKNVVAFVGPSAKACCYQVEAWFKDLFSYIHYKSGSFFLDIQEEAVLRLKKSGIHKFVKLNVCTICNAKYPSYRRDKSKDRIITYVYIK
- a CDS encoding cation diffusion facilitator family transporter → MEKSFCKHKHVFHTPKKKTEGRMLLVFVMTLIFMVVEVIAGYIFGSVALFADGIHMGTHAVAFGIALGAYILARKWSKDVSFSFGTWKVEVLGAYTSAVILSVMAFSVLEEAVMKFIRKENIRYEEALLVAFAGLFVNLMSAFILSHEEHHDHDLNLSAAYFHVLADALTSFLAIGALLGGKYLGMWYLDPLSGIAGFFVIISWSYGLVRDTSKILLDREMSSPIVQELIKRIEEDKISKVHDIHLLRIHHDKYACILSITTSEERSVEDYLKLIEGVDNIVHTTIEIRYCPESELTY
- a CDS encoding P-II family nitrogen regulator; the protein is MKKVEAIIKPFKLDEVKDALVELGIGGMTVTEVRGFGQQKGHTEIYRGTEYVIDFLPKVKIEVVVKDEDVEKVIETIAKTAQTGRVGDGKIFVIPIEEVVRIRTGERGEQAI
- the glnA gene encoding type I glutamate--ammonia ligase encodes the protein MPKYSPAEVLNLIEQEGIQYVDLRFSDPFGQWQHLTIPAYELSLDTFENGRGFDGSSIRGWQSIHESDMLAFPDASTAFIDPFIEPKTLVMICDIYDPITRERYGRDTRYIAQKAEQYLKQTGIGDTAYYGPEAEFFIFDSVEFGTSANYAFWKIDSEEGWWNREITSSGYKIPHKRGYFPAPPLDKVHHLRNEMVSIMSQLGIVVELHHHEVATAGQGEIDIRYDSLVNQADKLFIYKYVVRMVAHKYGKYATFMPKVLPNDNGSGMHTHFSIWKEGQNLFAGSEYAGVSETCLYAIGGILKHGPALTAFTNPTINSYHRLVPGFEAPVRLAYSARNRSAGIRIPMYSQSPKAKRIEIRFPDPTCNPYLAFSAILMAAIDGIENRIHPGEPFDKDIYSLPPEELKDIPQLPGSLDEALKALERDYEFLLKGGVFTEEFIQLWIESKRKEIDEIRFIPHPKEFELYFDV